A stretch of the Filimonas lacunae genome encodes the following:
- a CDS encoding RNA polymerase sigma-70 factor, with product MTDTDYSEEKSGKPHPLPQPDLQQQATGGSREAFKAIYDKYWPDLFQAAYKRTRNADDARDLVQELFIALWDNPDRLLQETDLGGYLFVALRNRIFNYFEKQTVRLNYLMAQPFKPVESEDAIFSTIRTREIKACVAAAVAAMPPRMKEIYILSREQQLSIAEIAGLLGIAPQTVKNQLHTALEKIRTHLDSHNLGSFFFLF from the coding sequence TATAGCGAAGAGAAGAGCGGCAAACCCCATCCGTTACCCCAACCGGATTTGCAGCAACAAGCCACTGGCGGCAGCCGGGAGGCCTTTAAAGCCATTTACGATAAATACTGGCCCGATTTGTTCCAGGCCGCCTACAAGCGCACCCGCAATGCCGATGATGCGCGCGACCTGGTGCAGGAGCTGTTTATTGCCCTTTGGGATAATCCCGACCGGCTGCTACAGGAAACCGACCTGGGTGGCTACCTGTTTGTGGCCCTGCGTAACCGCATTTTCAACTATTTCGAAAAGCAAACTGTGCGGCTTAATTACCTCATGGCGCAGCCTTTTAAGCCGGTAGAGTCGGAAGATGCCATTTTCAGCACCATCCGCACCCGCGAAATAAAAGCTTGTGTGGCAGCGGCAGTAGCAGCCATGCCGCCACGTATGAAGGAAATTTATATACTCAGCCGCGAGCAACAACTGAGCATTGCTGAAATTGCCGGCCTGCTGGGTATAGCGCCACAAACCGTTAAAAACCAGTTGCATACGGCGCTGGAAAAAATACGCACCCACCTCGACAGCCATAACCTCGGCAGTTTTTTCTTTCTTTTTTAA